One window of Chryseobacterium indologenes genomic DNA carries:
- a CDS encoding glucoamylase family protein, translated as MKRNVLSMAITSLFFVYSCKNSPVSKQEAGKIEVVKSTITDEQLMDRVQKDALKYFWDYAEPNSMLGRERYHEDNIYPDNDKHVITTGGSGFGLATILVGTERGFVPRKEAVKRLTHIMDFLAKADRHKGAWPHWINGKTGKTVPFGKKDNGGDLVETAFLTSGILMVREYFKNGNAEEKVLAAKCDELWKGIQWNWYTKGGEKVLYWHWSPEYQWEMNFPLEGYNECLITYILAASSPTYSIDAETYYKGWTRNGTYLTDKTKYGLPLYVKHNYAEEYGGPLFWAQYSYIGLDPTGLSDKLVKNYFDINKNQTLIDYKYCVENPKQWKGYGPNYWGLTAGYTRNEDGSTGYTAHMPTNDNGVITPTAALSSFPYTPKESMAFLRFIYTQKPEFIGSAGPYDATSINYNNWFTPRYLAIDQGTIAPMVENYRSGFLWKLFMNAPEIQQGLKKLSFQSAKYGIK; from the coding sequence ATGAAAAGGAACGTATTATCAATGGCTATAACCTCTTTATTTTTTGTGTATTCCTGTAAAAATTCTCCTGTATCAAAACAGGAAGCTGGAAAAATCGAAGTTGTAAAAAGTACTATTACTGATGAACAGCTTATGGATAGAGTACAGAAAGATGCTTTGAAGTATTTCTGGGATTATGCAGAACCTAATTCAATGTTAGGAAGAGAGCGTTATCACGAAGATAATATCTATCCGGATAACGATAAACATGTTATCACTACAGGAGGTTCAGGCTTTGGGCTGGCAACCATTCTTGTGGGGACAGAAAGAGGGTTTGTTCCGAGAAAAGAAGCTGTAAAAAGACTTACTCATATTATGGATTTCCTGGCTAAGGCAGACCGTCATAAAGGTGCGTGGCCACACTGGATCAATGGGAAAACCGGAAAGACGGTTCCTTTTGGCAAAAAAGATAATGGCGGGGATCTTGTGGAAACCGCATTCCTTACTTCGGGAATACTGATGGTCCGTGAGTACTTTAAAAACGGAAACGCAGAAGAAAAAGTACTCGCCGCAAAATGCGATGAGCTATGGAAAGGAATTCAGTGGAACTGGTATACAAAAGGAGGCGAAAAAGTTCTCTATTGGCACTGGTCACCGGAATACCAATGGGAAATGAACTTTCCTCTTGAAGGATATAATGAATGCCTTATTACCTATATTCTGGCCGCATCTTCACCTACGTATTCCATTGATGCCGAAACCTATTACAAAGGCTGGACGAGAAACGGAACCTACCTTACAGACAAAACAAAATACGGATTGCCTCTGTATGTAAAACACAATTACGCTGAAGAATATGGCGGACCGCTTTTCTGGGCGCAATATTCATATATCGGACTGGATCCTACGGGATTGTCTGATAAACTTGTCAAAAACTATTTTGATATCAATAAAAATCAAACCCTTATCGACTATAAATACTGTGTTGAAAACCCAAAACAATGGAAAGGTTACGGACCTAACTATTGGGGGCTGACAGCAGGTTATACCAGAAATGAGGACGGAAGCACAGGATACACGGCTCACATGCCTACTAATGATAACGGAGTGATAACTCCTACAGCTGCATTGAGCAGTTTCCCATATACCCCGAAAGAATCAATGGCTTTCCTGAGATTCATTTATACTCAAAAACCTGAATTTATAGGATCCGCAGGTCCTTATGATGCTACGTCTATCAATTACAACAATTGGTTCACTCCAAGATATCTGGCGATAGATCAGGGAACAATAGCACCAATGGTTGAAAACTACAGGTCAGGATTCCTTTGGAAATTATTTATGAATGCTCCTGAAATTCAACAGGGATTAAAAAAACTAAGCTTTCAGTCAGCCAAATACGGAATAAAATAA
- a CDS encoding prolyl oligopeptidase family serine peptidase, with protein sequence MKLKLKHIPLLLLPFSLQVNAQEIKAELNKEIKRQEKISYILDYPKNTKGNVPLIVFLHGSGERGTNLDLVKAHSPFTYKNLIKEPVAILAPQCPEGTWWDTVTVYNLIKEIQKKYKIDASRIYLTGLSMGGWGTLKLAMEHPEMFAAVASVCAPTDQVMTANIHQFKDLNMKIFHGGMDDIVLPANAFNFYQKLHPVNPTAELVIFPNDNHNSWDSAYSNPQLYEWMLSKKKEK encoded by the coding sequence ATGAAATTAAAACTGAAACATATTCCTCTTTTACTTCTGCCGTTTTCATTGCAAGTGAATGCGCAGGAGATAAAAGCAGAACTCAATAAAGAAATTAAAAGGCAGGAGAAAATATCCTATATTCTGGATTATCCTAAGAATACAAAAGGAAATGTACCATTAATAGTCTTTCTGCACGGTTCAGGAGAACGCGGAACTAATCTTGATTTAGTAAAAGCTCACAGTCCATTTACCTATAAAAACCTGATCAAAGAACCGGTGGCTATTCTTGCACCCCAATGTCCGGAAGGAACATGGTGGGATACCGTTACCGTGTATAATCTGATCAAAGAAATTCAGAAGAAGTATAAAATTGATGCTTCCCGAATCTATCTTACCGGACTTTCTATGGGAGGATGGGGAACTTTGAAGCTTGCCATGGAACATCCGGAAATGTTTGCAGCTGTGGCTTCAGTTTGTGCTCCTACAGATCAGGTAATGACCGCTAATATTCATCAATTTAAAGATTTGAATATGAAAATATTTCATGGCGGAATGGATGATATCGTATTACCTGCCAATGCCTTTAATTTTTATCAAAAACTGCATCCGGTAAATCCAACCGCAGAATTGGTTATCTTCCCGAATGACAATCACAATTCGTGGGACTCGGCCTATTCAAACCCACAGCTCTATGAATGGATGCTGTCTAAAAAGAAAGAAAAATAA
- the bglX gene encoding beta-glucosidase BglX: MKKLIVIATLALAPVFSAQEMVTKPVQSYQTAQYQAKKKAFVDNLLAKMTLDEKIGQMNLPTSGDFTTGQAQSSDIGKKVEQGLVGGLFNIKGADKIKAVQKVAVEKSRLKIPMIFGMDVIHGYETTFPIPLGLAASWDMNLIQQSAKVAAREAASDGINWTFSPMVDISREPRWGRVSEGSGEDPYLGSEISKNMVYGYQGKDLANGTNILACVKHFALYGAGEAGRDYNTVDMSHVRMFNEYFPPYKAAVDAGVASVMASFNEVDGVPATGNRWLQTEVLRNLWKFKGFVVTDYTGINEMVDHGMGDLQQVSALALKAGVDMDMVGEGFLTTLKKSLAEGKVTQAEIDMAARRILEAKYDLGLFDNPYKHGDAKLAAKEVYNMENRNIARSAAAQSMVLLKNENQVLPLKKSGTVAVIGPLVNNSMNMAGTWSVATKHASSVSLMQGLQSNYGKEVKFLSAKGANIDYDAKLEEIYAAHGKKTDRDNRSKEELLKEAVDVANKADVIVLAIGESAEMSGESSSRTEITIPQSQVDLLNELKKTGKPIAMVLFTGRPLALTNVKDTPDSILNAWFAGSEAGNAIADVLFGKVNPSGKLPMTFPRSLGQVPIYYNAKNTGRPLSQDKVDKCTYERFRSNYMDECNTPLYSFGYGLSYTKFNYSDITVSNTNPKGDQSIQASVTVTNNGNYDGAEVVQLYIRDIVGSITRPVKELKGFQKIFLKKGESRKVTFDITPENLKFYNGDLKYDWESGEFDIMIGTNSTDVKHSKINWTK; this comes from the coding sequence ATGAAAAAGTTAATTGTAATCGCCACCCTAGCATTGGCACCTGTATTTTCCGCGCAGGAAATGGTAACGAAGCCCGTTCAGTCTTATCAGACGGCTCAATATCAGGCTAAAAAGAAAGCTTTTGTAGACAATCTTTTAGCTAAAATGACATTAGACGAAAAAATTGGCCAGATGAACCTGCCGACTTCCGGAGATTTTACTACAGGACAGGCACAGAGTTCTGATATTGGAAAGAAAGTAGAACAAGGGTTAGTTGGAGGATTATTCAATATAAAAGGAGCAGATAAGATTAAAGCTGTTCAGAAAGTAGCTGTAGAAAAAAGCCGTCTGAAAATTCCAATGATTTTCGGGATGGATGTGATCCACGGGTATGAAACTACTTTCCCAATTCCATTAGGGTTGGCTGCTTCATGGGATATGAACCTTATCCAGCAGTCCGCAAAAGTAGCTGCCAGAGAAGCTGCTTCTGATGGGATCAACTGGACATTCTCTCCCATGGTAGATATCTCCCGCGAACCAAGATGGGGAAGAGTATCAGAAGGTTCCGGTGAAGATCCATATTTAGGAAGTGAAATTTCTAAAAATATGGTATATGGCTACCAAGGGAAAGACCTTGCCAATGGAACCAATATCTTAGCATGTGTAAAACACTTTGCACTATACGGAGCCGGAGAAGCGGGAAGAGATTACAATACGGTTGATATGAGCCATGTAAGAATGTTCAACGAATATTTTCCTCCTTACAAAGCCGCGGTAGACGCAGGCGTAGCTTCTGTGATGGCTTCTTTCAATGAAGTGGATGGTGTTCCTGCAACGGGAAACAGATGGCTTCAGACTGAAGTATTGAGAAATTTATGGAAGTTTAAAGGCTTTGTGGTAACAGATTATACCGGTATCAATGAAATGGTAGACCATGGGATGGGAGACCTTCAGCAGGTTTCCGCTTTAGCTTTAAAAGCAGGCGTTGACATGGATATGGTTGGAGAAGGTTTTTTAACAACATTAAAAAAATCTCTGGCAGAAGGAAAAGTTACACAGGCTGAAATTGATATGGCAGCAAGAAGAATTCTTGAAGCAAAATATGACCTGGGTTTATTTGATAATCCATACAAACATGGAGATGCCAAATTAGCAGCAAAAGAAGTCTATAATATGGAAAACCGTAATATAGCAAGAAGTGCAGCTGCCCAATCAATGGTGTTATTGAAAAATGAAAATCAGGTATTGCCTTTAAAAAAATCCGGAACGGTAGCGGTAATCGGACCATTGGTAAACAATTCTATGAATATGGCCGGAACATGGAGTGTTGCTACAAAACATGCCTCTTCAGTTTCTTTAATGCAGGGATTACAATCCAACTACGGAAAAGAAGTTAAGTTCTTATCAGCAAAAGGAGCGAATATAGACTATGATGCTAAATTAGAAGAAATCTATGCTGCTCACGGCAAGAAAACAGACAGAGACAACCGTTCCAAAGAAGAACTTTTAAAAGAAGCTGTGGACGTTGCCAACAAAGCTGATGTTATTGTTCTTGCGATTGGAGAATCTGCGGAAATGAGCGGAGAATCTTCCTCAAGAACAGAAATTACCATTCCTCAGTCTCAGGTTGATTTATTAAATGAATTAAAGAAAACCGGGAAACCTATTGCGATGGTTCTTTTCACAGGCCGTCCATTAGCTTTAACCAATGTAAAAGATACTCCGGATTCTATTTTGAATGCATGGTTTGCAGGATCTGAAGCAGGAAATGCAATTGCAGATGTTCTGTTCGGAAAAGTAAATCCATCAGGAAAACTTCCAATGACTTTCCCAAGAAGCCTTGGACAGGTTCCAATTTATTATAATGCTAAAAATACAGGCCGCCCGCTGAGCCAGGATAAAGTAGATAAATGTACTTACGAAAGATTCCGTTCCAACTATATGGATGAGTGTAATACACCGTTGTATTCTTTTGGTTATGGATTAAGTTATACAAAGTTCAATTACTCTGATATTACTGTATCCAATACCAATCCGAAAGGAGATCAGTCGATTCAGGCGTCTGTTACAGTAACCAACAATGGAAATTATGATGGTGCTGAGGTGGTACAGCTGTATATCAGAGATATAGTGGGAAGTATTACCAGACCTGTAAAAGAATTGAAAGGTTTCCAGAAAATATTTTTGAAAAAAGGAGAATCCAGAAAAGTAACCTTCGATATCACTCCTGAAAATCTGAAGTTCTACAACGGAGATTTGAAATATGACTGGGAATCAGGTGAATTTGATATCATGATCGGAACCAACTCTACTGACGTGAAGCATTCAAAGATCAATTGGACTAAATAA